In Amycolatopsis jiangsuensis, the following proteins share a genomic window:
- a CDS encoding GGDEF domain-containing protein has protein sequence MRTYVLLVNVVAVGASLSTAWLVPVTRTDLLRFGVLAVCAAAAIEATRHIERQREYNRAATVAYVDTKAVWSIAAVIALPAVLATAMVVFTYAVAWWRIWPRERPVLPHRWIFSAASVLCGTQAAICVLALGMHHYPGVLASGFLPGLTDLAVIVLACGLRWAINTALVMAAIALSSAPRSLSELFAGFGDQLLEAGAIGLGLVTAALLLLANPLLLAGVVLALVALHRGLLLTQFQRDARTDVTTGLATKRWWRTVAEQYLDRARSGQGTVGVLLLDLDHFKAINDTYGHPTGDLVLREIAIALCAEVREQDMCGRWGGEEFAIVLPNVPSEEHLGQLADRIRCRVPQVVVALPDRDTVISDLTVSIGCALYPAEHLSSIDDVLVASDTALYRAKQAGRNRVELATR, from the coding sequence GTGCGCACTTACGTACTGCTCGTGAACGTCGTCGCGGTCGGCGCGTCGCTGAGCACAGCGTGGCTCGTCCCGGTCACCAGAACCGATCTCCTGCGCTTCGGGGTGCTCGCCGTGTGCGCGGCGGCCGCGATCGAGGCGACGCGCCACATCGAGCGACAGCGTGAGTACAACCGGGCCGCCACCGTCGCATATGTGGACACCAAGGCCGTCTGGAGCATCGCCGCGGTGATCGCGCTCCCGGCAGTGCTGGCCACGGCGATGGTCGTGTTCACCTACGCGGTCGCGTGGTGGCGGATCTGGCCCCGCGAACGGCCGGTGCTGCCGCACCGCTGGATCTTCTCCGCCGCGTCCGTGCTGTGCGGTACGCAGGCCGCGATCTGCGTGCTCGCGCTCGGCATGCATCACTACCCCGGCGTCCTCGCGTCCGGCTTCCTGCCGGGATTGACCGACCTCGCCGTGATCGTGCTCGCCTGCGGTCTGCGCTGGGCGATCAACACCGCGCTCGTGATGGCCGCGATCGCGCTGTCGAGCGCGCCGCGGTCGCTTTCGGAGCTGTTCGCCGGCTTCGGCGACCAGCTGCTGGAGGCCGGCGCGATCGGGCTCGGCCTGGTCACCGCCGCGCTCCTGCTGCTGGCCAACCCACTGCTGCTGGCCGGGGTGGTGCTGGCGCTGGTCGCGTTGCACCGCGGCCTGCTGCTGACCCAGTTCCAGCGCGACGCCCGCACCGACGTCACCACGGGCTTGGCCACGAAACGCTGGTGGCGCACCGTCGCCGAGCAGTACCTGGACCGCGCCCGCAGCGGGCAGGGCACGGTCGGTGTGCTGCTGCTGGACCTGGACCACTTCAAGGCGATCAACGACACCTACGGCCATCCGACCGGCGATCTGGTGCTGCGCGAGATCGCCATCGCGCTGTGCGCGGAGGTGCGCGAGCAGGACATGTGCGGGCGCTGGGGCGGCGAGGAGTTCGCTATCGTGCTGCCGAACGTGCCCAGCGAGGAGCACCTCGGCCAGCTCGCCGACCGGATCCGCTGCCGGGTGCCCCAGGTCGTGGTGGCACTGCCCGACCGGGACACGGTGATCAGCGACCTCACCGTGTCCATCGGCTGCGCCCTCTACCCGGCCGAGCACCTCTCCAGCATCGACGATGTGCTCGTCGCCAGCGACACCGCGCTGTACCGGGCGAAACAGGCCGGCCGCAACCGCGTCGAGCTCGCCACCCGCTGA